One Glycine soja cultivar W05 chromosome 7, ASM419377v2, whole genome shotgun sequence genomic window, AACACATATTAGTAGAGAATACAATCTTCAATAGGACTGAGTCATGAAGGATAAATCTGTCGAAGGTTTGACATTCCAATGTAGCCAGCACAGAAATTTTAGGAGCAAAAGCTACTACTTTTGGATGTATTAGCTTTGGTGTGATCATACAAAACTATTAAGTAATGCAGTTGGGAAAGAGATAATGCGTCACGGACACTTGCAATTAACTCATAGAAGCATACATCTATACACCAAATCAGTTGACCCAAAAAATGATAGTGCAACTAGAAACCAAGGACAATCTTTTAATCATATTCTAGAGGGGGGGAAATTTAGCTCATGTCACTTGATTCTTATTAATGGGGGTAATTGTGGAGTGTCAGATGCAATGCATGTTTCAATGTGAGTGCAAGGCTCTCTATCTGTGAGAGAGATTACCAAGGACATTTTGAACTTCAAAGTAGGAGTAGAGATAGCATTTCAGAGAGTGAGAACAAAAGGAGGGGCATCCCTTCTTGGCCCAGCAACAGATCGATAAACATAAACTTTTTTAGCCTGATGAGTCTCATAGCTTTCTTCCTTTATGACTTCAACATTCAACCTAGGCATTTCTTGGGCCAACAATCTAACACCATTCATTGTCAAATTGCAGTCTGACATCCACAGTGATCTCATTGACTCATACTTCCCCAAGCCTGACAGAAGAGCTCCGTTGCCAAATGGACAGTCCCTTACCTCTAGTTTTCTCAGCTTTGGACAGCCGTCCAGCACACAGCGCATGCCCCAATCACTGCTTCCAGCAAAAGCCACGGAAAGAGTTTCCAAGTTTTTTGCATACTTGCCTATATACTCAAAAGTTAGGTCAGTCAGATAACCTGATACTGCAAGCCTCTGGAGTTTAGTGCAAGTCTTAACAACAGCTCCAAAGGCCTCATCCATTGATTCTTGGGTCAAGTAATCTAGCTGACCAGGGTGCATGATGCAGAGTCGGAAATGAGTAAAGTCAGGACAGTTTTGGACAACAGTAGCAACAGCAGCATTGGTCATTTGACGGCAAAAGTAGAGAACATAGTGAAGTCTCGGGCATCCTTGAGAGACTGCAATAAACCCTGATTCAGTAACCCCATGAACAATGCCCTCATCAAAGGGATCTGCAGGAAAAACACGCAGCTCCTCAAGTAATGGACAGTGTGATCCAACAGCTTCCAGTCCCTTGTCTTCAACAGTGTCCACAACCTGTGTCAGTTATTTAATGAGTAAGGTACATGtttcaatacattttcattAGCAGGCACTCAAATCTGACAAATATCTATTTGAAAGTAGAAATTAGAATTATCAATGACAATTTGTTTTAAGAAGGTAAATATTAAATGgttaacaaaataatatcataaatttaggGAGAGAAAGATGACATTCTTTCCAAGTATTTATCAGTCTAGATTTTGTTCACGGATGGTAACCATGTGGGACAATTGAAACTTAAACATGTGTGGTGTAGTTTGTGGAAACTTCAATATCAATGAAACCATGCAATGAAGAACACAATAAAAGTCATACCCAGAGGCGCTGAAGCTTAGGACAGTGAACAAGAAGCTTAGTAAGGCCATCACTGTCAAGAGGtgcataactaaaattcaagaAAGTTAGATTCGTGCATGCAGAGTACAGAACTGGGAGATATTGTGCTGTAGCTACCCATAACCCTGAAAGGGTGTGaagatttttacaattttttaatgcaCTTTCAAGATCTGAGCACTGCTGTGATGTCAACTCTTGTGAAAAGGAGCCAGTACCAAGTTCACCTAACTGAGGAACATGAACAATAAGCCTTTGTAACTGTTCTAGTGTCACACTTTTGTTAACCTTCAAAGTCTTTAATGATTTGCACCTACTGACAAGTTTCTCGAGTGCATCAAAATTTACATCGTTGTGCAGATTGGCAAAGTTCAATACTTCCAATGATGTGAAGCTGTCAGGGAAACAACTCAACCAATTGCCACTCTTATCCTCAATACCATTCTCTTGTATGTCAAGTTCAGTCAAATTCCTGCCGTCAAGTGGAATGAAGAAGATTATGTATTGGTCAAATGAAAGATTAAGCAAAGAACGCCatcataatgaaaataatacctattttgcaGCTACTCAATATGGTAGTACCATGAGTTGAGATTTTGAAATCCAaaagaaagattaaaaatgTAATCAACAATTTTCACACTGTTTATGATTTCAGTCATAATTTTGTTCTACTTATGCAAGATCCCTtgccaacatatatatatatatatctatggtTAAACAACTGAACACAGAATATGAAGCCTACCCTATTAGATCATAATATATGTATGTAACTGTAGCAAACTCAAATTCTACAGAATGTTTATAAATGCACTGTATTTTAGTGAATTCCAAAAAACCCATCTATGAATTAATCAGAAATTCTCATTCTTTAACAAGcattatagatttttttctcATGGTGAAATAGTCATCAACTTTTCTCCAGCTAGAGAATAAATAGCATTTCAGGCATGCAATTACAATCAATATTAGCTAAAGTCTATCCTCATACTGGGCAGCACAAGTAAGATGGCCACCTTCTAGAGAAATAAAAGTCCATCGATTCCCTGTGTCTTAGCTGCCTTTATTTGGCATAAATAAGGAATATTACCATGTTCCCACTCAATCGATGCTCAAATGTTAATTTCGTCATACAGAAAAGAAGTGGCCCTCATAAAAAACAGTTCTGTAGCAGATTCTGTTTCCACTTGCAACAAAATTCACAAACATCTCACCACTAATATATCATAACAAAACACATCAAGTGAACATGTCAAACAACAAGGcacttaagaaagaaaaaaaatctaagaaaaGAATGAATCAATTAAAGAGTAGACAGAAATGGTTAAAAGAGGCAATCTAAACTGGAGGATCAaagcaaatttttaaaactgttAACAAGTAAATCCATCAATTAACTGTATTACATCATCCAACAGTTAAAAGCAAAGATGTCATACCAAAACAGTAACATCACCATATTGATAGAAAGTGATAAGAAAAGCAAACCCATGAACAGAAAACAAGCTAGCACCACCAGTAATTCATCACAAGAACCACATTCTTTCTTGCAGACCAATCACACCATGAATAAACTAGTgtaccccattgcccggagGCTCCTCGCTATGTGAAGGTATGGGGAGgtatattgtacgcagccttacccttgcatatgcaaagaggctgtttccggattcaaacccatgaccaacaggtcaccaaggcacaactttaccgttgTGTAAGGGCTTGCCCTCAATCACACCATGTATATTACAAACAAAAAGATTAACAACagcaaaacaaaagtaaaactaAAATCCTTAATGAATCacaaatttattgtattttatggACTAAAACTACACACAAGAGTTTAAAGGCAAAAAATGATCCTTACTTGCAATTAGTGGCAATTGAAGCCAGCCCATCAGTGCTGAATCCATCACAACTGAGAAGGGAAAGGGCTTTGAAATTGGGGAATTTGAGAGCCAGAAACTCCAAGCTCTCATCAGTAACAGTCATTCTCTTGAGCCTCAACTCCTCAAGCCAAGGGTACTTCTCAGCAAACACCACAAGCCAAGAATGAATATCAGCACCCCAATTGGCAGGAACCAAGTTGAAGTCAGAGAAACGAGGCTTCCCTTTCAGTGTAACACTTCTAATGTTTGGAAACCTGCGAGTTAAGATTTCAGGAGACACAGAGTAGCAGTTACCTATGAACACACTCCTCCTTGACCATCTCTCTGCGTTGAACCACTCTTTGCAAACCAAAGAAACCGTGCTTTTGTCCTTGCGGGACTTTAACATCCCAAGAATTCGCTCCAACACCTCATCAGGGAAagtggagtttgatttttgattctccttctttctcctaCACTCCATCCTCAGCTCAAAAAtagaaagaccaaaaaaataaaataaaaaagagactaACTTTCAAGCTCCCTTATGGATCAACTATGAGAATTCAAAGCAATCACCACCATGTTAAATCATGGTAAAGTGACCAAGGAAAAAGGAATACTCTAACAAATTGAACTTAGGgtgcagaaaaaaaattaaataaataggtGCAAGGAAAAGAGCTTGCAGAGAAAAGCCAATTGTCAAAgactaaaaggaaaaatataaagcagCTAAAGGGGGAAAAAACAATTAGCTAAGTGAACTTTCCAAAGCTGAAAACTTGCTGCTATGTGCCGTTCACTCTTTGACTACAAAGTTGCATGCTTTcactcatgttttttttttttgaagttcgaacacacacacatacacacaaaaaaaaaaacagaatttcAGGAGATTAAGAACTGAAGTAAAAATTTGGAGAGCCTAAAGGAGATAGATTTTGGAATCTGAGATCCGTTAAGAGGTGGAAGAAGATCCAGAagctatatatttatatgtgtgagagaggaaaaaggaaggagtgAGGGACAGAGAAGAGAAGATAAAAAGATTAGAAGGGTCACTGAAAACTGGGATCTTTCCCCCTGAACCAAAGCTCTCAAATCACTTTTAccttatgatgatgatgagtgaTGAGGCTAAACGAACACATCACTCATCACCCACGGCGTATTATAGCAAAAGGAAGGATCAGAAGAAAAGGGACAGAAGAGATAATAAACTTTTCATTTTGGAACATGATTGGTGTGAGGTACTAAAGGAGTACAGTAATT contains:
- the LOC114419482 gene encoding protein TRANSPORT INHIBITOR RESPONSE 1-like, translating into MECRRKKENQKSNSTFPDEVLERILGMLKSRKDKSTVSLVCKEWFNAERWSRRSVFIGNCYSVSPEILTRRFPNIRSVTLKGKPRFSDFNLVPANWGADIHSWLVVFAEKYPWLEELRLKRMTVTDESLEFLALKFPNFKALSLLSCDGFSTDGLASIATNCKNLTELDIQENGIEDKSGNWLSCFPDSFTSLEVLNFANLHNDVNFDALEKLVSRCKSLKTLKVNKSVTLEQLQRLIVHVPQLGELGTGSFSQELTSQQCSDLESALKNCKNLHTLSGLWVATAQYLPVLYSACTNLTFLNFSYAPLDSDGLTKLLVHCPKLQRLWVVDTVEDKGLEAVGSHCPLLEELRVFPADPFDEGIVHGVTESGFIAVSQGCPRLHYVLYFCRQMTNAAVATVVQNCPDFTHFRLCIMHPGQLDYLTQESMDEAFGAVVKTCTKLQRLAVSGYLTDLTFEYIGKYAKNLETLSVAFAGSSDWGMRCVLDGCPKLRKLEVRDCPFGNGALLSGLGKYESMRSLWMSDCNLTMNGVRLLAQEMPRLNVEVIKEESYETHQAKKVYVYRSVAGPRRDAPPFVLTL